One window of the Chlorogloeopsis sp. ULAP01 genome contains the following:
- a CDS encoding DUF760 domain-containing protein, whose amino-acid sequence MNNLSNHNPESFGNEVLSSNLLWQYVKSMSPEIVTQLSKPNSPEVLQAIEHTIISMLGSLPSENFNVLITTNRDNLGRLLASAMMNGYFLRNAEQRMELEKSLQFLEADTSDFH is encoded by the coding sequence GTGAACAATCTGTCCAATCACAACCCAGAATCCTTTGGTAATGAGGTTTTAAGCAGTAACTTACTTTGGCAATACGTCAAATCCATGAGTCCAGAAATAGTTACTCAACTATCTAAGCCAAATTCACCAGAAGTATTGCAAGCAATAGAACACACAATTATAAGTATGTTGGGTAGTTTACCCTCAGAAAACTTTAATGTGTTGATTACCACCAATCGGGATAATCTGGGAAGACTTTTGGCTTCTGCAATGATGAATGGTTACTTTTTACGTAATGCCGAGCAGCGAATGGAGCTTGAAAAGTCTTTGCAATTCCTAGAAGCTGATACATCGGATTTTCACTAA